Proteins from one Anopheles nili chromosome 2, idAnoNiliSN_F5_01, whole genome shotgun sequence genomic window:
- the LOC128731272 gene encoding retinol-binding protein pinta-like yields MVNLRSVPEALHEKARRELNEVPERIEEDLAALRQWLARTPHIRARIDDQFLVTFLRGCKYSLERAKEKIDMFYTVRTAIPELMRNRDPDTARLREIVRLGVGLPLPLTDGPEAPRIMLIRPGVYDPKKYTIEEVIKVSTMFNDVMMLEDDNMVIAGQVGILDLANVSRAHFLQFTPTFVKKMTMMSQEGSPLRQKGFHYINTPTGFETVFNMFKTFMSEKNRARLYVHGSNLESLYQHIPKRLLPVEYGGEGGSLQDINATWEKKILAYREYFLEEDRYGTDERKRVGRAKTAESLFGMEGSFRKLEVDYPSLCYVCRCVRACVFVCLFRTRWNGQSG; encoded by the exons ATGGTGAACCTGCGTTCCGTTCCGGAAGCGCTCCACGAGAAGGCCCGTCGTGAGCTAAATGAAGTTCCAGAACGCATCGAGGAGGATCTGGCCGCACTTCGACAGTGGTTGGCTCGGACGCCTCACATAAGGGCCCGCATAGACGATCAGTTCCTGGTGACGTTTCTGCGTGGCTGCAAGTACAGCTTGGAACGGGCTAAGGAGAAGATCGACATGTTCTACACCGTGCGTACGGCCATTCCAGAATTGATGCGGAATCGAGATCCGGACACGGCGCGTCTTCGAGAAATCGTGCGGCTAGGTGTTGGTCTACCGTTGCCTCTGACAGATGGACCTGAAGCACCGCGTATTATGCTCATCCGGCCGGGCGTTTACGATCCAAAGAAGTATACTATCGAGGAGGTCATCAAAGTGAGCACGATGTTCAACGACGTTATGATGCTGGAGGACGACAATATGGTCATTGCTGGTCAG GTGGGCATCCTCGACCTGGCGAACGTGTCGCGGGCCCACTTCCTGCAGTTCACACCGACGTTCGTGAAGAAGATGACCATGATGAGCCAGGAAGGTTCGCCCCTGCGTCAGAAGGGCTTCCACTACATCAACACACCGACCGGCTTCGAGACGGTGTTCAACATGTTCAAGACGTTCATGAGTGAGAAGAACCGCGCGAGG CTATACGTGCACGGAAGCAACCTGGAGTCGCTCTATCAGCACATCCCGAAACGGTTACTGCCGGTTGAGTACGGCGGTGAGGGTGGCTCGCTCCAGGACATCAACGCCAcgtgggagaagaaaatcctTGCCTACCGGGAGTACTTCCTTGAAGAGGACCGCTACGGAACGGACGAACGAAAGCGTGTTGGCAGGGCGAAAACGGCCGAGTCGCTGTTTGGAATGGAGGGCTCCTTTCGCAAGCTCGAAGTGGACTATCCTTCACTGTGTTACGTGTGTagatgtgtgcgcgcgtgtgtgtttgtgtgtttgttccgGACGCGTTGGAATGGACAATCGGGATGA
- the LOC128730903 gene encoding retinol-binding protein pinta-like — MSAKVQLATMEVFSAPVVDKKMTLIRPIPECLKRKASEELNEKENTIGEELELIKTWMKQSGHIRGRQEDQFLLGFLRSCKHSLERVKEKLDTYYTIRSVLPEVMRNRDPLDPFVRKVIKMGVTVPLPRTINPDDPKIILIRGNAFDGDVCDFPDILKVFTMVGDILLRDDDQMMIAGQAAIFDLGHSSSGHLFNFNLSFLRKASILNQQASPLRQKGFHFINTPKSFDIVLNIFKGLMTEKNRKRTIISHGSSLESLHRYFPKSVLPAELGGDLGPVQQFVDEWEQRLIDNRAYLIEEESLGVDESRRRSTNPLAEEKDLFGTAGTFRKLEFD; from the exons ATGAGCGCCAAGGTGCAGCTTGCAACGATGGAAGTTTTCTCAGCGCCAGTGGTGGACAAAAAAATGACC CTGATTCGTCCCATCCCGGAGTGTCTGAAACGTAAAGCGTCGGAAGAGctgaacgagaaagagaacacCATCGGTGAGGAGCTGGAGTTGATCAAAACATGGATGAAACAATCGGGACACATTCGCGGCCGGCAGGAGGACCAGTTCCTGCTCGGGTTCCTGCGTTCCTGCAAGCATAGTCTGGAGCGTGTTAAGGAAAAGCTGGATACCTACTACACGATCCGGTCCGTGCTTCCAGAAGTGATGCGAAATCGCGATCCGCTCGATCCATTTGTGCGCAAAGTCATCAAGATGGG TGTCACAGTTCCCCTGCCAAGGACGATAAACCCCGACGATCCGAAGATTATTCTGATCCGCGGGAACGCATTCGATGGGGACGTGTGCGATTTCCCGGACATCCTGAAGGTGTTCACGATGGTGGGCGATATTTTGCTGCGTGACGACGATCAGATGATGATCGCCGGCCAGGCAGCGATCTTCGACCTGGGACACTCTTCCAGCGGCCATCTGTTCAACTTTAACCTGTCGTTCCTGCGGAAAGCGTCCATCCTGAACCAACAGGCGTCACCGTTGCGCCAGAAAGGGTTCCATTTTATCAACACACCCAAGAGCTTCGACATTGTGCTGAACATCTTCAAGGGGTTGATGACGGAGAAGAACCGCAAAAGAACG ATCATATCGCACGGTTCGAGCTTGGAGTCGCTTCATCGGTACTTCCCCAAATCGGTACTGCCGGCAGAACTGGGTGGTGATCTTGGACCGGTGCAACAGTTTGTCGACGAGTGGGAGCAAAGATTGATCGACAACCGGGCGTACCTGATCGAGGAGGAATCGCTGGGAGTGGACGAAAGTCGTCGACGAAGCACAAA
- the LOC128730623 gene encoding alpha-tocopherol transfer protein-like, whose protein sequence is MPNIRPLSAALAKKAADELFEKPERLDEDLEAMRTWLAKSPHIRSRTDDQFLMMFLRGCKHSLERAKEKLDLYYAIRTALPELMYNRDPEETKIKELIRLGTAVPLPNTVTPDGPRIILVRPGTYDPSKYTIQEVFRYNTMMADLMMRDDDNLIIAGQMGILDLSNCTMAHFLQFSPSFVKKATMWSQEGSPLRQKGFHYVNTPSGFELVYNMFKSFLNEKNRSRLFVHGSNLESLYEHIPKSMLPSEYGGDAGPIQDIVDSWAEKLLGSKDFFKEEDKYGTDEKKRPGRPKNADSLFGLEGSFRKLEVD, encoded by the exons ATGCCGAACATTAGACCACTGTCTGCCGCGTTGGCAAAGAAGGCCGCGGACGAGCTGTTCGAAAAACCGGAACGGCTCGATGAGGACCTGGAAGCGATGCGGACCTGGCTGGCCAAGAGCCCCCACATCCGCTCTCGTACTGATGATCAATTTCTGATGATGTTCCTGCGCGGCTGCAAGCACAGCCTCGAgcgcgcgaaggaaaagctcgATTTGTACTACGCAATTCGTACGGCGTTGCCTGAGCTGATGTACAACCGCGATCCTGAGGAGACTAAAATCAAGGAGCTCATTCGGTTGGGTACGGCTGTGCCGCTTCCGAACACGGTCACACCGGACGGTCCGCGCATTATTCTCGTGCGCCCGGGAACATACGATCCGAGCAAGTACACCATTCAGGAGGTGTTCCGGTATAACACCATGATGGCAGATTTAATGATGCGGGACGATGACAACCTGATCATTGCCGGGCAG ATGGGTATTCTGGATCTCTCTAACTGCACCATGGCTCACTTCCTTCAGTTCAGCCCGTCGTTTGTGAAGAAAGCCACCATGTGGAGTCAGGAGGGTTCGCCTCTGCGCCAAAAGGGTTTCCACTACGTCAACACTCCGAGCGGGTTTGAGTTGGTGTATAACATGTTCAAGAGCTTCCTGAACGAGAAGAACCGCTCGAGG CTGTTTGTCCACGGAAGCAACCTGGAATCGTTGTACGAACACATACCGAAAAGCATGCTGCCGTCGGAGTACGGTGGAGATGCTGGACCAATTCAGGACATCGTTGACAGCTGGGCCGAGAAGTTGCTTGGCTCGAAGGATTTCTTCAAAGAGGAGGACAAGTACGGCACGGACGAGAAGAAGCGACCGGGACGCCCGAAAAATGCGGACAGCTTGTTTGGGTTGGAGGGTTCGTTCCGTAAGCTGGAAGTAGACTGA
- the LOC128726457 gene encoding tRNA pseudouridine(38/39) synthase, with translation MEVKVNKKARTWKTEELLALSKEELIDKINQLEAHNTQLKSIVQKNLQTLENSHSKGTKKHRPFDFSKCFKRHVLLRFYYLGWDYQGFAAQENSIETIEHHIFATLKKVCLIESRESSNYNRCGRTDKGVSAFHQVISLDIRSKFSPEEQMDEQRLMGELDYCSMLNRVLPEEIRCLAWMPIVNPAYSARFDCRSRTYRYFFPRGNLNIPAMEESARYLLGTHDFRNLCKMDVGNGVVCFMRTVDEINIRSSQADGKGDDSYDMLYLQLRGKAFLWHQVRCIMAVLLLVGEGKESPSIVKELLDVEKNPCKPQYSMASDVPLNLYDCQFNEKSSESSLVESSRENDLTEWIYKEDDLRRTMSDLQGLWSKQSVKCTMMREMLGTLHGVYENLFGNARPITEQTVSLTLGVRSKEYCPLLQRQRCESLENRIEHYTKKRRIEISSTTTDTKTVLTSGIESNG, from the exons ATGGAAGTAAAAGTGAACAAGAAAGCAAGGACATGGAAAACAGAAGAATTGCTGGCACTTTCAAAAGAG gagttgattgataaaattaatcaattagAGGCGCATAATACTCAGCTGAAAAGCATCGTGCAGAAAAACCTTCAAACCCTCGAAAACTCCCACAGTAAGGGTACGAAAAAACATCGACCATTTGATttcagcaaatgtttcaaaagaCATGTTCTGCTGCGATTCTATTATCTGGGCTGGGACTATCAGGGTTTTGCAGCCCAGGAAAACTCAATAGAAACAATCG AGCATCACATTTTCGCAACACTGAAAAAAGTGTGCCTTATCGAGAGTCGTGAAAGTTCCAACTACAATCGTTGTGGTCGTACGGATAAGGGTGTGAGTGCATTTCATCAGGTGATTAGTTTGGATATCCGTTCGAAATTTTCACCCGAAGAGCAGATGGACGAGCAAAGGCTAATGGGGGAACTGGATTACTGCTCTATGCTAAACCGAGTGCTACCGGAAGAAATCCGTTGTCTTGCCTGGATGCCGATAGTTAACCCAGCATACAGTGCACGTTTCGATTGTCGCTCTCGAACGTATCGTTATTTCTTTCCTCGCGGGAATTTAAACATTCCTGCAATGGAAGAAAGCGCACGTTATCTACTAGGAACGCACGATTTTAGGAATCTGTGCAAAATGGACGTTGGAAACGGAGTCGTTTGCTTCATGAGGACCGTGGATGAAATCAACATACGATCCTCCCAAGCGGACGGCAAAGGAGACGATAGCTACGACATGTTGTACCTCCAGTTGCGAGGTAAGGCATTTCTTTGGCACCAAGTTCGTTGTATTATGGccgtgttgttgctggttggCGAAGGAAAGGAATCTCCATCCATCGTAAAAGAGCTGCTGGACGTGGAGAAGAATCCCTGCAAACCACAGTACAGTATGGCTAGCGATGTACCTCTGAATCTTTACGATTGTCAGTTCAATGAGAAGAGCAGTGAATCGAGCCTTGTTGAATCAAGCAGGGAAAACGATCTGACAGAATGGATTTATAAGGAAGACGACTTACGGCGTACCATGTCAGATTTACAGGGATTATGGAGCAAGCAGAGTGTGAA ATGTACTATGATGCGCGAGATGTTGGGAACATTGCACGGCGTTTATGAAAACCTATTCGGTAATGCACGTCCTATCACGGAGCAAACTGTTTCTTTGACATTAGGAGTTAGAAGCAAAGAGTATTGTCCATTGCTCCAACGACAACGATGCG AAAGCCTTGAAAATCGCATCGAACACTATACCAAGAAACGACGCATTGAGATAAGTAGTACAACAACCGACACTAAAACCGTACTAACGAGTGGAATCGAATCCAACGGGTAG
- the LOC128726447 gene encoding neuropeptide FF receptor 2-like — translation MHQIVKEYLIKFTELIKEALDCPLMDFTVYDYPREIWRLKPGWEVALKTVTFLPLILFGILGNSILCYTLIQIRALRTPTNLLIANLAVADLATLLICPLMFLFHDFYQNYVLGAAGCKTEGFLQGSLLITSVLCLCAISYDRLTAIVFPKRSRLTRRGAVVLIVASWTGGFLLALPLSMYRAYRERQWKNYLETYCAENTTFLPSYWHVLIGALVWFPLLVMFCCYSLIFLKLDRYERRVLRKEHPISVSYKRKVAKTLFIVLIVFVLLRIPFTSLVFIRYNRYLNDNQNQIGSDFLILWYVSHYLMFLNAALNPLIYGLTNENFRKAFRKIRLSRLLCIPALSNHRISGGKGRSRCNRAGPKGAGPVATIGGRLQPRAPCGTNEKLANLSGWIVCQVQGDNPPTSPSKDTKMSQLKLTTDIAVSLPSKAIDDESKEQRSTTVVSEGFM, via the exons ATGCATCAGATCGTGAAGGAGTACTTGATAAAATTCACCGAGCTCATCAAAGAAGCCCTTGATTGCCCCCTG ATGGACTTCACCGTGTACGACTACCCTCGTGAGATCTGGCGCCTGAAACCGGGCTGGGAAGTGGCGCTCAAAACCGTCACCTTTCTGCCGCTGATTCTTTTCGGTATCCTGGGAAATTCCATCCTGTGCTACACCCTCATTCAAATCCGCGCTCTCAGGACGCCAACTAATCTGCTGATCGCGAACCTGGCTGTGGCTGATTTGGCCACTCTGCTCATCTGTCCGTTGATGTTCCTGTTCCATGATTTCTACCAGAACTACGTGCTCGGTGCTGCTGGTTGCAAGACGGAAGGTTTTCTGCAAG GCTCGCTACTGATCACATCCGTgctgtgtctgtgtgcgaTCAGCTACGACCGGTTGACGGCCATCGTTTTCCCCAAACGATCTCGTCTGACCAGACGTGGTGCAGTCGTACTGATTGTTGCTTCCTGGACCGGAGGTTTTTTGCTTGCACTACCCCTCAGTATGTACCGGGCTTACCGAGAACGCCAGTGGAAGAACTATCTCGAGACCTACTGCGCGGAAAACACAACGTTTCTGCCGAGCTACTGGCACGTGCTGATCGGCGCCCTGGTCTGGTTTCCGCTCCTGGTCATGTTCTGCTGCTACAGCCTGATCTTTCTAAAGCTTGATCGCTACGAGCGGCGCGTCCTGCGTAAGGAGCATCCCATCTCTGTGTCGTACAAACGCAAAGTCGCTAAAACGTTGTTCATTGTCCTGATTGTGTTCGTGCTGTTGCGTATTCCCTTCACCTCGCTCGTATTCATACGGTACAATCGCTACCTCAACGACAACCAGAATCAG ATTGGCAGTGATTTCCTCATTCTCTGGTACGTGTCGCACTATCTGATGTTTCTGAATGCTGCTCTCAACCCGCTGATCTACGGGCTGACGAACGAGAACTTCCGCAAGGCGTTTCGCAAAATACGCCTGTCGCGGCTGCTTTGCATTCCAGCCCTATCAAACCATCGCATCTCGGGCGGAAAGGGACGATCCCGGTGCAACCGAGCCGGACCGAAGGGTGCAGGACCTGTGGCAACCATCGGTGGCCGGCTTCAACCGCGAGCACCCTGTGGTACGAACGAGAAGCTGGCTAACCTGTCCGGGTGGATCGTGTGCCAGGTACAAGGTGATAATCCACCTACGAGCCCGTCCAAGGATACGAAAATGTCGCAGCTCAAGCTCACCACCGACATAGCTGTTAGCCTACCGTCGAAGGCTATCGACGATGAATCTAAGGAGCAGCGAAGTACGACAGTCGTTTCGGAAGGGTTTATGTGA